One genomic region from Carnobacterium divergens encodes:
- a CDS encoding tyrosine-type recombinase/integrase: MTKLIASKKYKYIYTYRNTKNEEKWKIRWTYYDIYGKRKELSREGLSSENEAYKLLLEAQSMVQQGQSKMIDYDNMKVNTWMQLWYESHSEWSESTKRQREMAIRLQINPLIGDYKLSKLDKITYKQVFINRLLEDYKPSTVRLLHSLFKIAVNEAVEDEIISRNRFGRIKIPKPNKKVKHLTAAELSTFISTAKRIENLTNYVCVLVLAYSGIRRGELLGLQWENIDFSNNQITINSTRDNKGNRKPKTDNSYRTVLMDSQIMDELKKYKLWCQKKHLSFGLKFKESNFVFISDQKGTPIADNTMMYSFRRIVKHCDLDNVHPHMMRHTHATLLLESNNRPSINSVAERLGCTPEMIMNVYAHVLESMHQELVSAFSSSIAL; encoded by the coding sequence ATGACAAAATTAATAGCTTCAAAAAAATACAAATATATTTACACTTACCGCAATACTAAAAATGAAGAAAAATGGAAAATTCGTTGGACCTATTATGATATTTACGGAAAAAGAAAAGAGTTATCTCGTGAAGGTTTATCCAGTGAGAATGAAGCCTACAAACTATTATTAGAAGCACAATCAATGGTTCAACAAGGACAATCTAAGATGATTGATTATGATAATATGAAGGTTAATACGTGGATGCAACTGTGGTATGAATCTCATTCTGAATGGAGTGAAAGTACCAAACGACAACGAGAAATGGCAATTCGTTTACAGATTAATCCATTGATAGGTGATTACAAATTATCTAAGTTGGATAAAATCACCTATAAGCAAGTATTCATCAATAGGCTTCTGGAAGACTACAAACCATCAACGGTTAGATTACTGCATTCTTTATTTAAAATAGCAGTCAATGAAGCAGTTGAGGATGAAATTATTAGTCGTAATAGGTTTGGTCGTATTAAGATTCCAAAACCTAATAAAAAAGTAAAACACTTAACTGCAGCTGAATTAAGTACTTTTATAAGCACTGCTAAACGTATTGAGAACTTAACGAATTATGTATGTGTTTTGGTACTTGCTTATTCTGGTATACGACGTGGTGAACTATTAGGTTTACAATGGGAAAATATTGATTTTAGTAACAATCAAATTACTATCAATTCTACTCGTGATAACAAAGGAAACCGTAAACCAAAAACAGATAACTCTTACCGTACTGTATTAATGGATAGTCAGATAATGGATGAACTGAAAAAATATAAATTATGGTGCCAAAAGAAACATTTATCTTTTGGTCTTAAATTTAAAGAATCTAACTTTGTTTTTATATCTGATCAAAAAGGTACACCTATAGCAGATAATACAATGATGTATTCATTTCGTAGAATTGTTAAACATTGTGATTTAGACAATGTTCATCCTCATATGATGAGACATACACATGCGACCTTACTTTTAGAATCAAATAATCGACCAAGTATCAACTCGGTTGCAGAACGTTTAGGATGTACTCCAGAAATGATAATGAATGTTTACGCTCATGTACTAGAATCGATGCATCAAGAATTGGTATCAGCTTTTAGCAGTTCAATCGCATTGTGA
- a CDS encoding helix-turn-helix domain-containing protein, with protein MSLLERVKFLANKQKISLKELALKLGMGESAIYKWDKSAPSTDNLKKVADYFGVSTDYLLGRDEPEIIEDEKLKVIASHIDDDVTEDDMEEILNFIEFIKSKNK; from the coding sequence ATGTCGCTGTTAGAACGAGTAAAATTTTTAGCTAATAAACAAAAAATATCTCTAAAAGAACTAGCTTTAAAATTAGGAATGGGTGAAAGTGCAATTTACAAATGGGACAAAAGTGCTCCTTCAACTGACAATCTAAAAAAAGTTGCTGATTACTTTGGAGTTTCTACTGACTACTTGTTAGGCAGAGACGAACCAGAAATAATTGAGGATGAAAAATTAAAAGTTATTGCATCGCATATAGATGATGATGTGACTGAAGATGATATGGAAGAAATATTAAACTTTATTGAATTTATTAAAAGTAAAAATAAGTAG
- a CDS encoding VRR-NUC domain-containing protein, which produces MAGSEKLVEQKIKKYLDSIGAYYLKVHGSAYQPSGTPDILACVNGRFIAVEVKRPNGGVVSELQKSKIKKINKAGGIAFVARSVEDVSSMLKSNNVI; this is translated from the coding sequence ATGGCTGGTTCAGAAAAACTAGTTGAACAAAAAATAAAAAAATACTTGGATTCAATTGGAGCTTATTATTTAAAAGTTCATGGTTCAGCTTATCAACCGTCTGGTACGCCAGATATTCTAGCTTGTGTTAACGGAAGATTTATTGCGGTAGAAGTTAAAAGACCCAATGGCGGTGTTGTTTCCGAACTTCAAAAAAGTAAAATTAAAAAAATCAACAAGGCAGGAGGGATTGCTTTTGTTGCAAGAAGTGTGGAAGATGTTTCCTCAATGCTCAAATCCAACAATGTTATATAA
- a CDS encoding DEAD/DEAH box helicase, with product MLYKFQKKILDEIDPSYLLAMDTGTGKTLTAIHHYAKWSDGEPLLIVAPPQKINEGGWERDIQMFCDYYGVSIEFEQLSYGKLFNGRTRNGKREINKSLDRYKGWHIIFDEAHYIKNPTSERGKAALKIMSYATNFCLLTATPASNGWEDTFTYMIAFGYFKNKKEMTNEFAEWGTMYLGTRNIPKISGWKNEDILESYYNSFTVSINKNEALDLPPLIIKDVPFKKSVEYARILKDRVFNEIDYDTAPKLAHGLRQYANVKDKLDYISMLCEGTKNNIVIFYYYQSELEALKTVIKNKKIFEVNGHVSSLPKKESWAQLKNTVTLIQYMAGSAGIELQYANEVVFYTPTYSYQDYSQAMGRAYRNGQTRKVTMYRFITKNTIEQAIYQALENKEDFSENLYMKTKM from the coding sequence ATGTTATATAAATTTCAGAAGAAAATTCTTGATGAAATAGACCCTTCTTATTTATTAGCGATGGATACAGGAACAGGCAAAACCTTAACAGCAATCCATCATTATGCAAAGTGGTCTGATGGAGAACCACTACTCATTGTAGCGCCACCTCAAAAAATAAATGAAGGTGGATGGGAAAGAGATATACAAATGTTTTGTGATTATTATGGTGTTTCTATTGAATTTGAACAATTGAGTTATGGAAAACTATTTAATGGCCGAACACGTAATGGAAAAAGAGAAATTAATAAATCACTAGATCGATACAAAGGTTGGCATATTATTTTTGATGAAGCTCATTATATCAAGAACCCAACTAGTGAACGAGGTAAAGCCGCATTAAAAATTATGAGCTATGCAACTAATTTTTGTTTATTGACTGCTACACCAGCAAGCAACGGATGGGAAGACACCTTCACTTATATGATTGCTTTTGGATATTTCAAAAATAAAAAAGAAATGACAAATGAATTTGCAGAATGGGGAACCATGTATTTAGGCACTCGGAATATTCCTAAAATCAGCGGTTGGAAAAATGAGGATATTTTAGAATCTTATTACAATTCATTTACCGTTTCAATTAATAAGAATGAAGCGTTGGACTTACCACCATTAATTATTAAAGATGTACCATTCAAGAAATCAGTTGAATATGCAAGGATTTTAAAAGACCGAGTATTTAATGAAATTGATTATGATACAGCTCCTAAATTAGCACATGGGTTACGTCAGTATGCAAACGTTAAAGATAAACTTGATTACATTTCAATGCTTTGTGAGGGGACTAAAAATAATATTGTCATCTTTTATTATTATCAGTCAGAACTTGAAGCACTAAAAACAGTAATTAAAAACAAAAAAATATTTGAAGTAAATGGCCATGTTAGTTCACTGCCTAAAAAAGAGAGTTGGGCACAGTTAAAAAATACGGTAACACTCATTCAATATATGGCTGGTAGTGCTGGAATAGAGTTGCAATACGCTAATGAAGTCGTTTTTTATACACCAACTTATAGTTATCAAGATTATTCACAGGCAATGGGCCGAGCATATCGTAATGGCCAAACTAGAAAAGTCACCATGTATCGGTTTATCACAAAAAATACAATTGAACAAGCCATATATCAAGCATTAGAGAACAAAGAAGATTTTTCTGAAAACTTGTATATGAAAACTAAAATGTAA
- a CDS encoding lambda-exonuclease family protein gives MSNLFGVEKVDPNVTENRNVYVGGSDVPVILGLSKYKTQYELAKEKAEIVKSDFQSNPYINYGNKMEPMIREYINTVNSLHFRPETFVDEENWIRSNVDGYDEDTGLLLEIKTHGASPTIKVYEAQMQLYMKQMNIEVGWLAMYKRPSDFDLEFDRENLQIKEIERDDDYIQKILDSIETFWIRVQAIKDNPKMNETEFYTYGNDMEKLAKRVERFEMKIVNIKEQAKHIEAQQKILKQELYTKMEENDIKKFETDLLSITRVLPTTSRTIDSSRLKKEKPDVYDSYTKVSNKKGFVKITVKNNMEI, from the coding sequence ATGAGTAATTTATTCGGAGTAGAAAAGGTTGATCCAAATGTAACAGAGAATCGTAATGTATATGTAGGTGGTTCAGATGTGCCAGTTATTTTAGGATTATCCAAGTATAAAACACAATATGAGCTAGCTAAAGAAAAAGCTGAAATAGTAAAATCAGATTTTCAATCGAACCCATATATAAATTATGGTAATAAGATGGAGCCAATGATTAGAGAATACATCAATACTGTTAACAGTCTACATTTTAGACCAGAAACATTTGTTGATGAAGAAAATTGGATACGATCTAATGTTGATGGCTACGATGAAGATACAGGATTGTTGCTAGAAATCAAAACACATGGCGCATCTCCTACTATTAAAGTTTATGAAGCGCAAATGCAACTTTATATGAAACAAATGAATATAGAGGTCGGTTGGCTTGCGATGTATAAAAGACCTAGTGATTTTGATTTAGAATTTGATCGTGAAAATTTACAAATAAAAGAAATTGAACGAGACGATGATTACATTCAAAAAATACTAGATTCTATAGAAACATTTTGGATTCGAGTACAAGCTATAAAAGATAATCCTAAAATGAATGAAACTGAATTTTATACGTACGGAAACGATATGGAGAAATTGGCCAAAAGGGTTGAACGTTTTGAAATGAAGATTGTCAATATCAAAGAACAAGCCAAGCATATTGAAGCGCAACAAAAGATATTAAAACAAGAATTGTACACAAAAATGGAAGAGAACGATATCAAGAAGTTTGAAACGGATTTACTATCAATTACTCGTGTACTACCTACAACATCAAGAACAATTGATAGTTCCAGATTAAAAAAAGAAAAACCAGATGTTTACGATTCTTATACAAAAGTTTCAAATAAAAAAGGTTTTGTAAAAATTACAGTTAAAAATAATATGGAAATTTGA
- a CDS encoding AAA family ATPase produces the protein MSILPPNKPQTPKDTPRNFFIWGPTMGGKSFLASQFPNALVFNTDGNAEANTIPSVQLRNIKDKNGKITRSVIDQLDKLLTALQSEKHSYETIILDVIDDIIVMIEQYICDKEGVETLGDIGYGKGYAAFTNIFQQLVIELKALPMNVIYISRNASKMEGQTEIEIPSLKEKHQNIVNGNCDLSIQCKKVGKNYIRVVKARRKDYDRSQVDDKKILKILDTITGVFGKSAKTTKKQQDEIVKELEKREDILAATEESEPTKSEPKSEAVQPKEQVDNKKEKVSAPINKIEKNKPAASGIATKRIKPKI, from the coding sequence ATGAGTATTTTACCACCAAACAAACCACAAACGCCAAAAGATACACCACGCAATTTCTTTATCTGGGGTCCAACTATGGGAGGAAAATCATTCCTTGCTTCACAGTTTCCCAATGCATTGGTATTTAATACAGATGGTAATGCAGAAGCAAACACAATTCCAAGTGTTCAATTGCGGAACATTAAGGATAAGAATGGAAAAATCACAAGAAGTGTCATTGATCAGTTAGATAAATTGTTAACTGCCTTGCAAAGTGAAAAGCACAGCTACGAAACAATTATTTTAGATGTTATCGATGATATTATCGTAATGATTGAACAGTATATTTGTGACAAAGAAGGCGTGGAAACTTTGGGAGATATCGGATACGGAAAAGGCTATGCAGCATTTACTAATATTTTCCAACAGTTGGTAATTGAACTGAAAGCTTTACCAATGAATGTCATTTATATTTCACGTAACGCTTCAAAAATGGAAGGCCAAACAGAAATTGAAATTCCATCACTAAAAGAAAAACATCAAAACATTGTAAACGGAAATTGTGATTTATCTATTCAATGTAAAAAAGTTGGGAAAAATTATATCCGAGTAGTGAAAGCAAGACGAAAAGACTATGATCGTTCACAAGTCGATGATAAAAAGATTCTTAAAATTCTTGATACGATTACTGGTGTATTCGGTAAGTCAGCTAAAACAACTAAGAAACAACAAGACGAAATCGTAAAAGAACTTGAAAAACGTGAAGATATTTTAGCAGCAACAGAAGAAAGTGAACCAACAAAATCAGAACCAAAATCAGAAGCAGTACAACCCAAAGAACAGGTTGATAACAAAAAAGAAAAAGTTTCCGCACCAATTAATAAAATTGAAAAGAATAAACCTGCTGCAAGTGGAATCGCAACAAAACGAATTAAACCAAAGATTTAA